The following are from one region of the Lycium ferocissimum isolate CSIRO_LF1 unplaced genomic scaffold, AGI_CSIRO_Lferr_CH_V1 ctg300, whole genome shotgun sequence genome:
- the LOC132043905 gene encoding secreted RxLR effector protein 161-like: protein MISQQKYIKELFKRFEMENSKTIFTPITTAARLDMDKLGSPANEIMYRGIIGSLLYLTVSRPDIVFNVSFCARFQSSPKESHLKAAKRILRYLKGTPNLVLFYPSGDNFYLVGYVDADYAGYLVDRKSTSGMAHFLGSCLISWGIKKQNYMALSTAETEHVVVASCCAQLL, encoded by the coding sequence ATGATCAGTCAACAAAAGTACATCAAGGAGCTTTTTAAGAGGTTTGAGATGGAAAATTCCAAGACTATTTTTACACCTATAACCACTGCTGCTCGACTAGACATGGATAAACTTGGTTCTCCTGCAAATGAAATCATGTATAGGGGTATTATTGGGTCTCTACTATATTTGACTGTTAGCAGACCTGACATTGTGTTTAATGTTAGTTTTTGTGCAAGGTTTCAATCAAGTCCAAAAGAATCTCATTTGAAGGCTGCAAAAAGAATTCTGAGGTATCTCAAAGGGACTCCGAACCTGGTCCTCTTCTATCCATCAGGAGATAATTTTTACTTGGTTGGATATGTTGATGCTGATTATGCTGGATATTTGGTGGATAGAAAGAGCACATCTGGAATGGCGCATTTTCTGGGGTCATGCTTGATCTCATGGGGTATAAAGAAACAAAATTATATGGCTCTATCTACTGCAGAAACAGAACATGTAGTTGTTGCCTCTTGTTGCGCTCAATTGCTTTAG